A single window of Microbispora hainanensis DNA harbors:
- the secF gene encoding protein translocase subunit SecF: MPGVISRLYRGDINIDFVGKRKIWYGLSVFLLAVSILGLALNGLNLGVEFRGGSVFDFTRTPGSSIEQVRETVSDAGVHQVIVQQAGPNWRVTTESLKGDEVTKVQTTIAQKYGIKEDQVSSQVIGATWGGEVSQKAWIGLAVFMIAIMLYLSVAFEWRMALAAIVALVHDLVITAGVYAWSGFEVTPATMLGFLTILGYSLYDAVVVFDMIKEVTGKLGTSAKMTYTQAANNALSHTLIRSLNTSLVAILPVAAILFIGTTLLGAGTLKDLSLALFVGMIVGTYSSLCVATPILVTLKEREPKWQALAQRVHAKQVSAAKAAAKEPVSAGTQQAAGTEKRKKR, from the coding sequence ATGCCGGGAGTGATCAGCCGCCTCTACCGCGGCGACATCAACATCGACTTCGTCGGCAAGCGCAAGATCTGGTACGGCCTGTCGGTGTTCCTGCTGGCCGTCTCGATCCTCGGCCTGGCGCTGAACGGGCTCAACCTGGGCGTGGAGTTCCGCGGCGGCTCGGTGTTCGACTTCACGCGCACGCCCGGCTCCAGCATCGAGCAGGTCCGCGAGACCGTCTCGGACGCCGGGGTCCACCAGGTCATCGTGCAGCAGGCCGGTCCGAACTGGCGGGTCACCACCGAGAGCCTCAAGGGCGACGAGGTGACCAAGGTCCAGACCACGATCGCCCAGAAGTACGGGATCAAGGAAGACCAGGTCAGCTCCCAGGTCATCGGCGCGACCTGGGGTGGCGAGGTCTCGCAGAAGGCCTGGATCGGCCTCGCGGTCTTCATGATCGCGATCATGCTGTACCTGTCGGTCGCCTTCGAGTGGCGGATGGCCCTCGCGGCGATCGTCGCCCTCGTCCACGACCTCGTGATCACCGCGGGCGTCTACGCCTGGTCGGGCTTCGAGGTCACCCCGGCGACCATGCTCGGCTTCCTCACGATCCTCGGTTACTCGTTGTACGACGCGGTCGTCGTCTTCGACATGATCAAGGAGGTCACGGGCAAGCTCGGCACGAGCGCGAAGATGACCTACACGCAGGCCGCCAACAACGCACTCAGCCACACGCTGATCCGGTCGCTGAACACCTCGCTGGTCGCGATCCTGCCGGTGGCGGCGATCCTGTTCATCGGCACCACGCTGCTCGGCGCCGGCACGCTGAAGGACCTGTCGCTGGCCCTGTTCGTCGGCATGATCGTCGGCACCTACTCGTCCCTGTGCGTGGCCACGCCGATCCTGGTCACGCTGAAGGAGCGGGAGCCCAAGTGGCAGGCGCTGGCCCAGCGGGTGCACGCCAAGCAGGTCTCCGCGGCCAAGGCCGCCGCGAAGGAGCCCGTCTCGGCCGGCACGCAGCAGGCCGCCGGCACGGAGAAGCGCAAGAAGCGCTGA
- a CDS encoding peptidylprolyl isomerase, translating into MVTGKDRQKQLAREHYERQLRARAEREQKSRRAAIIGTTAAVVVVIGGVVAATTLLGSDDGDATAAASASASSQPLANDPKPYDPAKGTCGYVPDEGSGQVKNVGMPPEQVSTAPATMTIKTNLGDIVAKLDSEKAPCTVNSFKFLASKDYFDDTKCHRMGTDFPILQCGDPLAKADGKNPTDGQGGPGYRFANENLAGAKYTRGVLAMANSGPNTNGSQFFIVYGDTGLSPDYTPFGTVTKGLEIVDKVAKKGVIASPGGDGTGAPKQPVVIKDVTITSKS; encoded by the coding sequence GTGGTCACCGGCAAGGACCGGCAGAAGCAGCTGGCCCGGGAACACTACGAACGGCAGCTGCGGGCCCGGGCGGAACGCGAGCAGAAGTCGCGGCGCGCCGCGATCATAGGCACCACCGCGGCCGTGGTGGTGGTGATCGGCGGTGTGGTCGCGGCGACGACCCTGCTCGGCAGCGACGACGGCGACGCCACGGCGGCCGCGTCGGCGTCGGCGAGCAGCCAGCCCCTCGCGAACGACCCCAAGCCGTACGACCCGGCCAAGGGCACCTGCGGCTATGTCCCCGACGAGGGCAGCGGACAGGTCAAGAACGTCGGCATGCCGCCGGAGCAGGTGAGCACCGCCCCGGCGACCATGACCATCAAGACCAACCTCGGCGACATCGTCGCGAAGCTGGACAGCGAGAAGGCGCCCTGCACGGTCAACTCGTTCAAGTTCCTGGCGTCCAAGGACTACTTCGACGACACGAAGTGCCACCGGATGGGCACGGACTTCCCGATCCTGCAGTGCGGCGACCCGCTGGCCAAGGCGGACGGCAAGAACCCGACCGACGGCCAGGGCGGCCCCGGCTACCGCTTCGCCAACGAGAACCTGGCGGGCGCGAAGTACACCCGGGGCGTGCTCGCGATGGCGAACAGCGGCCCGAACACCAACGGAAGCCAGTTCTTCATCGTGTACGGGGACACCGGGCTGAGCCCCGACTACACGCCTTTCGGTACGGTGACCAAAGGACTCGAAATCGTGGACAAGGTCGCCAAGAAGGGCGTCATCGCCAGTCCGGGCGGGGACGGCACTGGTGCCCCGAAGCAGCCCGTGGTCATCAAAGACGTGACAATCACCAGCAAGAGCTGA
- a CDS encoding adenine phosphoribosyltransferase has protein sequence MTDWTALIRDVPDYPRPGILFKDITPLLADHAAFTQVVDELGEGLTFDKVVGIEARGFILAAPVAYRSGAGFVPVRKKGKLPADTYEESYDLEYGSATIEVHADAFDPGDRVLIVDDVLATGGTARAAVELVRRTGAEVVAASFLMELSFLSGRDRLPGLEVRTLLTV, from the coding sequence GTGACTGACTGGACGGCTCTCATCAGGGATGTCCCGGACTACCCCAGGCCCGGCATCCTCTTCAAGGACATCACGCCGCTGCTGGCGGACCACGCGGCCTTCACGCAGGTCGTGGACGAGCTCGGCGAAGGCCTGACCTTCGACAAGGTGGTCGGCATCGAGGCGCGGGGCTTCATCCTGGCCGCGCCGGTGGCCTACCGCAGTGGCGCGGGATTCGTCCCAGTACGTAAAAAGGGTAAATTGCCCGCCGATACGTACGAGGAGTCCTACGATCTGGAGTACGGCTCCGCGACGATCGAGGTGCACGCCGACGCCTTCGACCCCGGCGACCGGGTCCTGATCGTGGACGACGTGCTCGCCACGGGCGGCACGGCCAGGGCGGCCGTGGAGCTGGTCAGAAGGACGGGCGCGGAGGTCGTGGCCGCGTCCTTCCTGATGGAGCTGTCCTTCCTCTCGGGCCGCGACCGGCTCCCGGGCCTGGAGGTCCGCACGCTGCTCACCGTCTGA
- a CDS encoding DUF349 domain-containing protein — protein sequence MSTDPWGRVDEDGTVYVRTAEGERAVGSWQAGEPEEALAYYRRKFDELAGQVQLLEQRVRGTDLAPAQAEASIAKLRESVAEAHAVGDLGSLQDRLTALTELVGKRREELRAARDQARAHAREVKERIVAEAERIAEETTHWKSGGERLRQLVEEWKAAERVDRATEATLWKRLSTARTAFAKRRKAYFSSLDQQRDAVRGTKERIVTEAEALADSTDWNATAAAYRELMREWKAAGRASREVEDELWARFKAAQDQFFQARSAVFAERDASFAANAEVKEGLLAEAEKLLPVTDARAARTALRSILERWEAAGPVPRDQRDRLEGGLRKVDDAVRRAEENEWKRSNPEARARAQDTVNQLRRSIDQLETRLAKAQAAGRDKDVKEAEEALAARRSWLQEAERTLAEFS from the coding sequence GTGAGCACCGACCCGTGGGGCCGGGTAGACGAGGACGGCACCGTCTACGTGCGTACGGCTGAGGGAGAACGGGCCGTCGGGTCCTGGCAGGCCGGTGAGCCGGAGGAGGCGCTGGCCTACTACCGCCGGAAGTTCGACGAGCTGGCGGGCCAGGTGCAGCTCCTGGAGCAGCGGGTGCGCGGCACCGACCTCGCGCCGGCCCAGGCCGAGGCGAGCATCGCCAAGCTGCGGGAGTCGGTGGCCGAGGCGCACGCGGTCGGCGATCTCGGCTCCCTGCAGGACCGGCTGACGGCGCTCACCGAGCTGGTCGGCAAGCGCCGCGAGGAGCTGCGGGCGGCACGTGACCAGGCCCGGGCGCACGCCCGCGAGGTGAAGGAGCGCATCGTCGCCGAGGCCGAGCGCATCGCCGAGGAGACGACGCACTGGAAGTCAGGCGGCGAGCGGCTGCGGCAGCTCGTCGAGGAGTGGAAGGCCGCCGAGCGGGTCGACCGGGCCACCGAGGCGACGCTGTGGAAGCGGCTGTCCACGGCGCGTACGGCCTTCGCCAAACGGCGCAAGGCGTACTTCTCCTCGCTCGACCAGCAGCGCGACGCGGTGCGCGGCACCAAGGAGCGCATCGTCACCGAGGCGGAGGCGCTGGCGGACTCGACCGACTGGAACGCCACCGCGGCGGCCTACCGCGAGCTGATGCGCGAGTGGAAGGCCGCCGGGCGCGCCTCCCGTGAGGTCGAGGACGAGCTGTGGGCGCGCTTCAAGGCCGCCCAGGACCAGTTCTTCCAGGCCCGCTCGGCGGTGTTCGCGGAGCGGGACGCCTCCTTCGCGGCCAACGCGGAGGTCAAGGAGGGCCTGCTGGCCGAGGCCGAGAAGCTGCTGCCGGTCACCGACGCCCGGGCCGCGCGCACGGCGCTGCGGAGCATCCTGGAGCGCTGGGAGGCCGCGGGGCCGGTGCCGCGCGACCAGCGCGACCGCCTGGAGGGCGGGCTGCGCAAGGTCGACGACGCGGTCCGCAGGGCCGAGGAGAACGAGTGGAAGCGCTCCAACCCCGAGGCCAGGGCCCGCGCCCAGGACACGGTCAACCAGCTCCGCAGGTCGATCGACCAGCTGGAGACGCGGCTGGCCAAGGCCCAGGCGGCCGGCCGGGACAAGGACGTCAAGGAGGCGGAGGAGGCCCTGGCCGCCCGCCGCTCCTGGCTCCAGGAGGCCGAGCGGACGCTCGCCGAGTTCTCCTGA
- the aspS gene encoding aspartate--tRNA ligase: MIRTHEAGTLRKEHAGQKVTLAGWVARRRDHGGVVFIDLRDASGSAQVVFREEDHAHDLRAEYCVKVTGEVRLRPAGNENPDLPTGEIEVVASEVEVLSESAPLPFPIEGSSGVSEEARLKYRYLDIRRQKIADALRIRSQATYLANEVMRERGFVYVETPHLTRSTPEGARDFLVPVRLQPGNWYALPQSPQLFKQLLMVSGLERYYQLARCFRDEDLRADRQPEFTQIDIEMSFVDQDDVIELGEALIGRIWKETIGYELPTPLPRMTYAEAMARYGSDKPDLRFGVELTDLTDYFSGTSFRVFQAPYVGAVVMPGGASQTRRELDAWQEWAKSRGARGLAYVLVQEDGTLGGPVAKNLSETELGGLAEATGAKPGDAIFFAAGAPAASRDLLGAARLEIGRRCDLIDESQWSFLWIVDAPMFEEDGEGGWTPVHHPFTSPKPEWADNFQDNPGEALAYAYDMVCNGMEIGGGSIRIHRAEMQQRVFDVLGISKEEAESKFGWLLEAFKYGPPPHGGIAYGWDRVCMLLAGGESIRDVIAFPKTASGYDPLSGAPTPISPEQRKEAGVDATPKADKPEPAQ, from the coding sequence GTGATCCGCACCCACGAGGCAGGCACGCTCCGCAAGGAGCACGCGGGCCAGAAGGTGACGCTGGCCGGATGGGTGGCGCGCAGGCGCGACCACGGCGGCGTGGTCTTCATCGACCTGCGCGACGCCTCCGGCTCGGCCCAGGTGGTCTTCCGCGAGGAGGACCACGCCCACGACCTGCGCGCGGAATACTGCGTCAAGGTCACCGGCGAGGTACGCCTGCGTCCGGCCGGCAACGAGAACCCCGATCTGCCCACGGGCGAGATCGAGGTCGTCGCCTCCGAGGTGGAGGTGCTGAGCGAGTCGGCGCCGCTGCCGTTCCCGATCGAGGGCAGCTCGGGCGTGTCGGAGGAGGCGCGGCTGAAGTACCGCTACCTCGACATCCGCCGCCAGAAGATCGCCGACGCGCTGCGGATCCGCTCCCAGGCGACCTACCTCGCCAACGAGGTCATGCGCGAGCGCGGGTTCGTCTACGTCGAGACCCCGCACCTGACCCGCTCGACGCCCGAGGGCGCCCGCGACTTCCTGGTGCCCGTGCGGCTCCAGCCGGGCAACTGGTACGCCCTGCCGCAGTCGCCGCAGCTGTTCAAGCAGCTCCTCATGGTCTCCGGCCTGGAGCGCTACTACCAGCTCGCCCGCTGCTTCCGCGACGAGGACCTGCGGGCCGACCGGCAGCCCGAGTTCACCCAGATCGACATCGAGATGTCGTTCGTCGACCAGGACGACGTCATCGAGCTGGGCGAGGCGCTCATCGGGCGGATCTGGAAGGAGACGATCGGCTACGAGCTGCCGACGCCGCTGCCCCGGATGACGTACGCCGAGGCGATGGCGCGGTATGGCTCGGACAAGCCGGACCTGCGTTTCGGCGTCGAGCTGACCGACCTCACGGACTACTTCTCCGGCACCTCGTTCCGCGTCTTCCAGGCGCCGTACGTGGGCGCGGTCGTGATGCCCGGCGGCGCCTCGCAGACCCGCAGGGAGCTCGACGCCTGGCAGGAGTGGGCCAAGTCGCGCGGCGCGCGCGGCCTGGCGTACGTGCTGGTGCAGGAGGACGGCACGCTCGGCGGCCCGGTGGCCAAGAACCTCTCGGAGACCGAGCTGGGCGGCCTCGCCGAGGCGACCGGCGCCAAGCCCGGCGACGCGATCTTCTTCGCGGCCGGCGCGCCCGCGGCCTCGCGCGACCTGCTCGGCGCGGCCCGCCTGGAGATCGGCCGCCGCTGCGACCTGATCGACGAGTCGCAGTGGTCGTTCCTGTGGATCGTCGACGCCCCGATGTTCGAGGAGGACGGCGAGGGCGGCTGGACCCCGGTCCACCACCCGTTCACCTCCCCGAAGCCGGAGTGGGCCGACAACTTCCAGGACAACCCGGGCGAGGCCCTGGCGTACGCCTACGACATGGTCTGCAACGGCATGGAGATCGGCGGCGGCTCGATCCGTATCCACCGGGCCGAGATGCAGCAGCGCGTGTTCGACGTGCTCGGCATCTCCAAGGAGGAGGCGGAGAGCAAGTTCGGCTGGCTGCTGGAGGCGTTCAAGTACGGCCCGCCGCCGCACGGAGGCATCGCCTACGGCTGGGACCGCGTCTGCATGCTGCTGGCGGGCGGCGAGTCGATCCGGGACGTCATCGCGTTCCCGAAGACGGCGTCCGGCTACGACCCACTGAGCGGCGCGCCCACCCCGATCAGCCCGGAGCAGCGCAAGGAGGCCGGCGTGGACGCCACGCCGAAGGCCGACAAGCCCGAGCCCGCGCAGTAG
- a CDS encoding MBL fold metallo-hydrolase: MLVAGFPAGSFQTNCYIVAPAAGEECVVVDPGQDAVEGLDALLREHRLKPVAVLLTHGHIDHVWSVAPVCGARDVPAWIHPEDRDLLSDPGKAFPPQAGQLFGGLKLSEPDDVRELADGAVLSLAGLELTVEHRPGHTRGSVTFRTPVEDTQVLFAGDLLFAGSIGRTDLPGGDHAAMLRSLAKTLTLPDETTVLPGHGPQTTIGRERATNPFLRDVAPHAGPTRGL; encoded by the coding sequence GTGCTCGTCGCCGGGTTTCCCGCAGGGTCGTTCCAGACCAACTGTTACATCGTCGCTCCCGCAGCAGGCGAGGAGTGCGTGGTCGTCGACCCAGGTCAGGACGCCGTGGAGGGCCTCGACGCGCTGCTGCGCGAGCACCGGCTGAAGCCGGTCGCGGTGCTGCTCACCCACGGTCACATCGATCACGTGTGGTCTGTGGCCCCGGTGTGCGGCGCCCGCGACGTGCCCGCGTGGATCCATCCCGAGGATCGCGATCTGCTGTCGGACCCGGGAAAGGCGTTCCCGCCGCAGGCGGGCCAGCTCTTCGGCGGCCTGAAACTTTCCGAGCCCGACGACGTGCGGGAGCTGGCCGACGGGGCCGTGCTGTCGCTGGCCGGGCTGGAGCTCACGGTCGAGCACAGGCCGGGCCATACCAGGGGGTCGGTGACGTTCCGGACGCCCGTCGAGGACACCCAGGTCCTGTTCGCGGGCGACCTGCTGTTCGCCGGCTCCATCGGCCGTACCGACCTGCCCGGCGGCGACCACGCCGCCATGCTGCGCAGCCTCGCCAAGACGCTGACGCTGCCGGACGAGACCACGGTCCTGCCCGGCCACGGACCTCAGACGACCATCGGCCGCGAGCGCGCGACCAACCCCTTCCTCAGGGACGTCGCGCCGCACGCAGGCCCGACCAGGGGATTGTGA
- the hisS gene encoding histidine--tRNA ligase, with protein MTFQAPKGTFDWMPPRSEWALAVRDALAAPARRAGYGYIETPAFEDTALFSRGVGESTDIVTKEMYTFTSRGGQSLTLRPEGTASVMRAVLEHGLYGGPLPIKLWYSGSYFRYERAQAGRYRHFSQVGAEALGAEDPALDAELIVLAMDGYASLGLRGVRLLLNSLGCKECRPAYRAALQDFLRGLDLDEATRHRIEINPLRVLDDKRPEVRAQLENAPLVTDHLCGACKAYHEEVRGLLTAAGVTYEDDPRLVRGLDYYTRTTFEFLHDGLGAQSAVGGGGRYDGLSEQIGGPALPSVGWALGVDRTVLAMEAEGLLAERPRGVEVFAVPLGEEARRRVFPLVSELRRAGLAVDMAFGGRGVKGAMKAADRSGARYALILGDRDIEAGAVQVKDLTTADQTAVPFAEVVQFLKGKLS; from the coding sequence ATGACCTTTCAGGCGCCCAAGGGCACCTTCGACTGGATGCCCCCGCGTTCGGAGTGGGCTCTCGCCGTACGGGACGCCCTGGCCGCACCGGCACGCCGCGCCGGCTACGGCTACATCGAGACGCCGGCCTTCGAGGACACGGCGCTGTTCTCGCGCGGCGTCGGCGAGTCGACCGACATCGTGACCAAGGAGATGTACACGTTCACGAGCCGGGGCGGCCAGTCGCTGACGCTGCGCCCCGAGGGCACCGCGAGCGTGATGCGGGCCGTGCTCGAACACGGCCTGTACGGCGGGCCGCTGCCGATCAAGCTCTGGTATTCGGGCAGCTACTTCCGCTACGAGCGGGCCCAGGCGGGGCGCTACCGCCACTTCTCGCAGGTGGGGGCGGAGGCCCTGGGGGCCGAGGACCCCGCGCTCGACGCCGAGCTGATCGTGCTGGCGATGGACGGCTACGCCTCGCTGGGCCTGCGCGGCGTGCGGCTGCTGCTGAACTCGCTCGGCTGCAAGGAGTGCCGACCGGCCTACCGCGCCGCGCTGCAGGACTTCCTGCGCGGCCTGGACCTCGACGAGGCCACCCGCCACCGGATCGAGATCAACCCGCTGCGGGTGCTCGACGACAAGCGTCCCGAGGTGCGCGCGCAGCTGGAGAACGCGCCGCTGGTCACCGATCACCTGTGCGGGGCCTGCAAGGCCTACCACGAGGAGGTCAGGGGCCTGCTGACGGCGGCCGGCGTGACGTACGAGGACGACCCCCGGCTCGTGCGCGGCCTGGACTACTACACGCGCACGACCTTCGAGTTCCTGCACGACGGCCTGGGCGCCCAGTCGGCGGTCGGCGGGGGAGGACGCTACGACGGGCTGAGCGAGCAGATCGGCGGCCCGGCGCTGCCCAGCGTGGGCTGGGCCCTCGGGGTGGACCGCACGGTGCTCGCGATGGAGGCCGAGGGCCTGCTGGCCGAGCGGCCCCGCGGCGTCGAGGTGTTCGCCGTGCCGCTCGGCGAGGAGGCCAGGAGGCGCGTGTTCCCGCTCGTGAGCGAGCTGCGCAGGGCCGGCCTCGCCGTCGACATGGCCTTCGGCGGCCGTGGCGTCAAGGGCGCGATGAAGGCCGCCGACCGCAGCGGCGCGCGGTACGCGCTCATCCTCGGCGACCGAGATATCGAGGCGGGCGCCGTGCAAGTGAAGGACCTGACCACAGCCGACCAGACCGCGGTTCCGTTCGCGGAGGTCGTCCAGTTCTTGAAGGGGAAACTCTCGTGA
- a CDS encoding peptidylprolyl isomerase codes for MTDTDRQKQPASRVSTAGRATTPRRRLRSTLGAGLGLLALAGGLVACSDGSASTAEATPSASPSASDADGPTVQHTELTPPTPTTRPTSLRQVTCEYRKDDTGAPAKFVGFPPSKLSRSVIAAKKMIITTNRGRIVITLATRDAPCAVNSFAFLAKKNFFDNTVCHRLATVETVGLGMLQCGDPLAKGDGKSKNDGAGGPGYLFNDENLDGMPLSRGTVGLAQGTEDANSNGSQFFISFTDENTQLNAMGAAFTMIGVVTQGMDIIDKIAKGGIIPFNGDPTADVRGEGSNAPKLKVVIKDVAVV; via the coding sequence GTGACCGACACTGATCGGCAGAAGCAACCGGCTTCGCGCGTGAGCACGGCCGGGCGCGCGACCACCCCCCGTCGCCGCCTGCGGAGCACCCTCGGCGCCGGGCTGGGGCTCCTCGCGCTGGCGGGCGGCCTTGTGGCCTGCAGTGACGGGTCGGCCAGCACAGCCGAGGCCACCCCGTCGGCCTCGCCCTCGGCCTCCGACGCCGATGGCCCCACGGTGCAGCACACCGAGCTGACGCCGCCCACGCCGACGACCCGGCCCACCAGCCTGCGCCAGGTCACCTGCGAGTATCGCAAGGACGACACGGGCGCCCCGGCGAAGTTCGTGGGCTTCCCGCCCAGCAAGCTGAGCAGGTCGGTCATCGCGGCGAAGAAGATGATCATCACCACGAACCGGGGCCGGATCGTCATCACCCTGGCCACCAGGGACGCGCCGTGCGCGGTGAACTCCTTCGCGTTCCTGGCCAAGAAGAACTTCTTCGACAACACCGTCTGCCACCGCCTCGCGACGGTGGAGACCGTCGGCCTCGGCATGCTGCAGTGCGGCGACCCGCTGGCCAAGGGCGACGGCAAGAGCAAGAACGACGGCGCGGGCGGCCCCGGATACCTGTTCAACGACGAGAACCTCGACGGGATGCCGCTCTCCCGCGGCACGGTCGGGCTGGCACAGGGCACGGAGGACGCCAACTCCAACGGCAGCCAGTTCTTCATCTCCTTCACGGACGAGAACACCCAGCTCAACGCCATGGGCGCGGCCTTCACGATGATCGGCGTCGTGACCCAGGGCATGGACATCATCGACAAGATCGCCAAGGGCGGCATCATCCCGTTCAACGGCGACCCCACGGCCGACGTGCGGGGCGAGGGCTCCAACGCCCCCAAGCTGAAGGTCGTGATCAAGGACGTGGCCGTCGTCTGA
- a CDS encoding RelA/SpoT family protein, with protein sequence MNPVLEPLFKTVRATHPKADLRLIERAYDVAAYHHRDQKRKSGDPYITHPLAVATILAELGTDDETLCAALLHDTVEDTAYSLDELRADFGDNIALLVDGVTKLDKVKFGDAAQAETVRKMVVAMSRDIRVLVIKLADRLHNMRTMRYMPEHKRQQKSRETLEIFAPLAHRLGMNTIKWELEDLAFAMLYPKRYDEIARMVSERAPRRDLFLHEVIEKVSADLREAKIKATVRGRPKHYYSIYQKMIAKGVAFDDIYDLVGIRVLVDTVRDCYAALGTIHAQWKPVPGRFKDYIAMPKFNMYQSLHTTVMGPEGKAIELQIRTRAMHNRAEYGVAAHWKYKEEMTGAGAGKVKQVNDMAWLRQLLDWQKETSDPGEFLESLRFDLSVSEVFVFTPRGQVIALPEGATPVDFAYAVHTEVGHRCIGARVNGRLVPLESRLGNGDTVEIFTSKSPDAGPSRDWLKFVKSGRARNKIRQWFTKERRETAIEAGKEAIGRAMRKQGLPLQRLMSGEALLALARDLRYADVSALYAAVGEGHVTAQSVVDKLVQALGGVEGAEEDIAEAQVPTRLKGRLRANSNAGVMVAGDPDVWVRLSRCCTPVPGDEIVGFVTRGHGVSVHRTNCPNVEQLSAHPDRLVEVAWSPGDDSVFLVAIQVEALDRPRLLSDVTRTLSDQHVNILSASVTTSRDRVAISKFTFEMGDPKHLGHVLKAVRSVAGVYDVYRVTS encoded by the coding sequence ATGAATCCGGTGTTGGAACCGCTCTTCAAGACGGTCCGTGCCACCCATCCCAAAGCAGACCTGCGGCTGATCGAGCGGGCGTACGACGTCGCCGCCTATCACCACCGCGATCAGAAGCGCAAGAGCGGCGACCCGTACATCACCCACCCGCTCGCGGTCGCGACGATCCTGGCGGAGCTGGGCACGGACGACGAGACGCTGTGCGCGGCCCTGCTGCACGACACCGTGGAGGACACCGCCTACAGCCTCGACGAGTTACGAGCCGACTTCGGCGACAACATCGCGTTGCTCGTCGACGGGGTGACCAAGCTCGACAAGGTGAAGTTCGGCGACGCGGCGCAGGCCGAGACCGTGCGCAAGATGGTCGTCGCGATGTCGCGCGACATCCGCGTGCTGGTCATCAAGCTGGCCGACCGGCTGCACAACATGCGCACCATGCGCTACATGCCCGAGCACAAGCGGCAGCAGAAGTCCCGGGAGACGCTGGAGATCTTCGCGCCGCTGGCCCACCGGCTCGGCATGAACACCATCAAGTGGGAGCTGGAGGACCTCGCGTTCGCCATGCTCTACCCGAAGCGATACGACGAGATCGCCCGGATGGTGTCGGAGCGCGCGCCGCGCCGCGACCTGTTCCTGCACGAGGTCATCGAGAAGGTCTCCGCCGACCTGCGCGAGGCGAAGATCAAGGCGACCGTGCGGGGCCGTCCCAAGCACTACTACTCGATCTACCAGAAGATGATCGCCAAGGGCGTGGCCTTCGACGACATCTACGACCTGGTGGGCATCCGCGTACTGGTCGACACGGTCCGCGACTGCTATGCGGCGCTCGGAACGATCCACGCCCAGTGGAAGCCGGTGCCGGGGCGGTTCAAGGACTACATCGCCATGCCCAAGTTCAACATGTACCAGTCGCTGCACACGACGGTCATGGGGCCCGAGGGCAAGGCCATCGAGCTCCAGATCCGCACGCGGGCCATGCACAACCGGGCCGAGTACGGCGTGGCCGCGCACTGGAAGTACAAGGAGGAGATGACCGGCGCCGGGGCCGGCAAGGTCAAGCAGGTCAACGACATGGCCTGGCTGCGCCAGCTGCTCGACTGGCAGAAGGAGACCTCCGACCCGGGGGAGTTCCTCGAGTCGCTGCGCTTCGACCTGTCGGTCTCCGAGGTGTTCGTCTTCACCCCGCGCGGTCAGGTGATCGCGCTGCCCGAGGGCGCAACCCCGGTCGACTTCGCGTACGCCGTGCACACCGAGGTCGGCCACCGATGTATCGGCGCGCGGGTCAACGGCAGGCTGGTGCCGCTGGAGTCCCGCCTCGGCAACGGCGACACCGTCGAGATCTTCACGTCGAAGTCGCCGGACGCGGGGCCGTCGCGAGACTGGCTGAAGTTCGTCAAGAGCGGCCGGGCCCGCAACAAGATCCGTCAGTGGTTCACCAAGGAGCGCCGCGAGACCGCCATCGAGGCGGGCAAGGAGGCGATCGGACGGGCCATGCGCAAGCAGGGCCTGCCGCTGCAGCGGCTGATGTCCGGCGAGGCGCTGCTGGCCCTGGCCAGGGATCTGCGCTACGCCGACGTGTCCGCCCTGTACGCGGCCGTCGGCGAGGGGCACGTCACCGCACAGTCGGTCGTGGACAAGCTCGTACAGGCCCTGGGAGGCGTCGAGGGGGCCGAGGAGGACATCGCCGAGGCCCAGGTCCCGACGCGGCTCAAGGGCCGTCTGAGGGCCAACTCGAACGCCGGGGTGATGGTCGCGGGAGACCCGGACGTGTGGGTCCGCCTGTCGCGCTGCTGCACCCCGGTGCCGGGGGACGAGATCGTCGGGTTCGTCACGCGGGGGCACGGTGTTTCCGTGCACCGCACCAACTGCCCCAACGTGGAGCAGCTCAGCGCCCACCCCGACCGGCTGGTGGAGGTCGCCTGGTCGCCCGGGGACGACTCGGTCTTCCTCGTCGCCATCCAGGTGGAGGCGCTCGACCGGCCCCGCCTGCTGTCGGACGTCACGCGGACCCTGTCCGACCAGCACGTGAACATCCTGTCGGCGTCGGTCACGACCAGCCGCGACCGGGTGGCGATCAGCAAGTTCACCTTCGAGATGGGCGACCCCAAGCACCTCGGCCACGTGCTCAAGGCGGTGCGCAGCGTCGCCGGCGTCTACGACGTCTACCGCGTGACCAGCTGA